The following are encoded in a window of Callithrix jacchus isolate 240 chromosome 9, calJac240_pri, whole genome shotgun sequence genomic DNA:
- the MLEC gene encoding malectin isoform X1, translating into MLGAWVVEGAAVALLRLLLLLLMPAIRGPGHGVAGAAGAGLPESVIWAVNAGGEAHVDVHGIHFRKDPLEGRVGRASDYGMKLPILRSNPEDQILYQTERYNEETFGYEVPIKEEGDYVLVLKFAEVYFAQSQQKVFDVRLNGHVVVKDLDIFDRVGHSTAHDEIIPMSIRKGKLSVQGEVSTFTGKLYIEFVKGYYDNPKVCALYIMAGTVDDVPKLQPHPGLEKKEEEEEEEEYDEGSNLKKQTNKNRVQSGPRTPNPYASDNSSLMFPILVAFGVFIPTLFCLCRL; encoded by the exons ATGCTGGGGGCCTGGGTGGTTGAGGGAGCTGCTGTGGCGCTCCTGcgactgctgctgctgctgctgatgccGGCGATCCGGGGGCCGGGGCACGGCGTGGCCGGCGCGGCGGGGGCCGGGCTGCCTGAGAGCGTCATTTGGGCGGTTAACGCGGGCGGAGAGGCGCATGTGGACGTGCATGGGATCCACTTCCGCAAGGACCCTTTGGAAGGCCGGGTGGGCCGAG CCTCTGACTATGGCATGAAACTGCCAATCCTGCGTTCCAACCCTGAGGACCAAATCCTGTATCAAACTGAGCGGTACAATGAGGAGACCTTTGGCTACGAAGTGCCCATCAAAGAGGAGGGAGACTACGTGCTGGTCTTGAAATTTGCCGAGGTCTACTTTGCACAGTCCCAGCAAAAG GTATTTGATGTGCGATTGAATGGCCATGTCGTGGTGAAGGACTTGGATATCTTTGATCGTGTTGGGCATAGCACAGCTCACGATGAAATTATTCCTATGAGCATCAGAAAGGGGAAGTTGAGTGTCCAGGGGGAGGTATCCACCTTCACAGGGAAACTCTACATTGAGTTTGTCAAG GGGTACTATGACAATCCCAAAGTCTGTGCACTCTACATCATGGCTGGGACAGTGGATG ATGTACCAAAGCTTCAGCCTCATCCGGGattggagaagaaagaagaggaagaagaagaggaagaatatGATGAAGGGTCTAATCTCAAAAAACAGACCAACAAGAACCGGGTGCAGTCAGGCCCCCGCACACCCAACCCCTATGCCTCAGACAACAGCAGCCTCATGTTTCCCATCCTGGTGGCCTTTGGAGTCTTCATTCCAactctcttctgcctctgccgGTTGTGA
- the MLEC gene encoding malectin isoform X3, whose protein sequence is MLGAWVVEGAAVALLRLLLLLLMPAIRGPGHGVAGAAGAGLPESVIWAVNAGGEAHVDVHGIHFRKDPLEGRVGRASDYGMKLPILRSNPEDQILYQTERYNEETFGYEVPIKEEGDYVLVLKFAEVYFAQSQQKMYQSFSLIRDWRRKKRKKKRKNMMKGLISKNRPTRTGCSQAPAHPTPMPQTTAASCFPSWWPLESSFQLSSASAGCENKRPS, encoded by the exons ATGCTGGGGGCCTGGGTGGTTGAGGGAGCTGCTGTGGCGCTCCTGcgactgctgctgctgctgctgatgccGGCGATCCGGGGGCCGGGGCACGGCGTGGCCGGCGCGGCGGGGGCCGGGCTGCCTGAGAGCGTCATTTGGGCGGTTAACGCGGGCGGAGAGGCGCATGTGGACGTGCATGGGATCCACTTCCGCAAGGACCCTTTGGAAGGCCGGGTGGGCCGAG CCTCTGACTATGGCATGAAACTGCCAATCCTGCGTTCCAACCCTGAGGACCAAATCCTGTATCAAACTGAGCGGTACAATGAGGAGACCTTTGGCTACGAAGTGCCCATCAAAGAGGAGGGAGACTACGTGCTGGTCTTGAAATTTGCCGAGGTCTACTTTGCACAGTCCCAGCAAAAG ATGTACCAAAGCTTCAGCCTCATCCGGGattggagaagaaagaagaggaagaagaagaggaagaatatGATGAAGGGTCTAATCTCAAAAAACAGACCAACAAGAACCGGGTGCAGTCAGGCCCCCGCACACCCAACCCCTATGCCTCAGACAACAGCAGCCTCATGTTTCCCATCCTGGTGGCCTTTGGAGTCTTCATTCCAactctcttctgcctctgccgGTTGTGAGAACAAAAGACCATCCTGA
- the MLEC gene encoding malectin isoform X2 — MKLPILRSNPEDQILYQTERYNEETFGYEVPIKEEGDYVLVLKFAEVYFAQSQQKVFDVRLNGHVVVKDLDIFDRVGHSTAHDEIIPMSIRKGKLSVQGEVSTFTGKLYIEFVKGYYDNPKVCALYIMAGTVDDVPKLQPHPGLEKKEEEEEEEEYDEGSNLKKQTNKNRVQSGPRTPNPYASDNSSLMFPILVAFGVFIPTLFCLCRL; from the exons ATGAAACTGCCAATCCTGCGTTCCAACCCTGAGGACCAAATCCTGTATCAAACTGAGCGGTACAATGAGGAGACCTTTGGCTACGAAGTGCCCATCAAAGAGGAGGGAGACTACGTGCTGGTCTTGAAATTTGCCGAGGTCTACTTTGCACAGTCCCAGCAAAAG GTATTTGATGTGCGATTGAATGGCCATGTCGTGGTGAAGGACTTGGATATCTTTGATCGTGTTGGGCATAGCACAGCTCACGATGAAATTATTCCTATGAGCATCAGAAAGGGGAAGTTGAGTGTCCAGGGGGAGGTATCCACCTTCACAGGGAAACTCTACATTGAGTTTGTCAAG GGGTACTATGACAATCCCAAAGTCTGTGCACTCTACATCATGGCTGGGACAGTGGATG ATGTACCAAAGCTTCAGCCTCATCCGGGattggagaagaaagaagaggaagaagaagaggaagaatatGATGAAGGGTCTAATCTCAAAAAACAGACCAACAAGAACCGGGTGCAGTCAGGCCCCCGCACACCCAACCCCTATGCCTCAGACAACAGCAGCCTCATGTTTCCCATCCTGGTGGCCTTTGGAGTCTTCATTCCAactctcttctgcctctgccgGTTGTGA